The Microbacterium maritypicum genome contains a region encoding:
- a CDS encoding DNA polymerase III subunit gamma and tau, which produces MTTALYRRYRPETFGEMIGQSQVTDPLMTALRGDRVGHAYLFSGPRGCGKTTSARILARCLNCAEGPTDVPCGVCPSCVELSRAGGGSLDVVEIDAASHNGVDDARDLRERATFAPSRDRYKIFILDEAHMVTPQGFNALLKLVEEPPEHVKFIFATTEPEKVLGTIRSRTHHYPFRLVPPAAMLEYVAKLCAEEGVIVEQGVLPLVVRAGGGSPRDTLSLLDQLIAGSDAPAGSETVTVGYARAVSLLGYTHGALLDEIVDALAAGDAAAAFPAIDRVVQTGQDPRRFVDDLLERLRDLIVIAAVGPGASAVLRGIAEDDLERMRTQADVFGSARLSRTADVVSAALDDMSGATSPRLHLELMVARVLAGATEAAAVAPAPAGERAVAPVRQAAPTVSAPAPTVSAPAAAASAPAAPSGAGAQSPAAEPSPAPEQSPVADQSPVAAQSPVAAQSPVAEPASETTAPEAAPAEPAAPQGPVTFERVRAAWPAVLTRLESISRTSWLLATAVQPLAYVTETEVLTLGFTSQHDVAKFKGTTPGSGPSDHLRSAIENELGVRVKYLPAPMPAGGAPRQPASSGASTPADSAPASEPASAGSPRSQVRGASASSVTEWAVAPIPTAHEEQVRDAPAPSAPLPVDEEPEEVEAAASAPVPPADGVVDRDEPPLPGDDEAPAYDDEPPYDPSYEPPAEPSVSRHSPPERSAPQTQRTAVAAPPVVIERSPSVGGVQRYGEAVIRQVLGATFLREEPYEPPTRFS; this is translated from the coding sequence GTGACCACAGCCCTCTACCGCCGCTACCGACCCGAGACGTTCGGCGAGATGATCGGGCAGTCCCAGGTGACCGATCCGCTCATGACGGCGCTGCGCGGTGACCGGGTCGGACATGCCTACCTGTTCTCCGGGCCTCGCGGGTGCGGAAAGACCACGTCAGCGCGCATCCTGGCGCGCTGCCTGAACTGCGCCGAGGGGCCGACAGACGTGCCCTGCGGCGTCTGCCCCAGCTGCGTCGAGCTCTCACGCGCCGGCGGTGGATCGCTCGATGTCGTCGAGATCGACGCGGCGAGCCACAACGGCGTCGACGACGCACGCGACCTGCGCGAGCGGGCGACGTTCGCCCCCAGCCGCGACCGGTACAAGATCTTCATCCTCGATGAGGCGCACATGGTGACGCCGCAGGGCTTCAACGCACTGCTGAAGCTCGTCGAAGAGCCGCCGGAGCACGTCAAGTTCATCTTCGCGACCACCGAGCCAGAGAAGGTGCTCGGCACCATCCGCTCCCGCACGCACCACTATCCGTTCCGGCTCGTGCCGCCGGCCGCGATGCTCGAGTACGTCGCCAAGCTGTGCGCCGAAGAGGGCGTGATCGTCGAACAGGGTGTCCTCCCGCTCGTGGTCCGCGCCGGTGGCGGCTCGCCCCGTGACACGCTCTCGCTGCTCGACCAGCTGATCGCCGGCTCCGACGCACCTGCCGGATCCGAGACCGTCACCGTCGGCTACGCGCGCGCCGTCTCCCTGCTCGGCTACACGCACGGCGCCCTCCTCGACGAGATCGTCGACGCGCTCGCCGCAGGAGATGCGGCAGCCGCGTTCCCCGCGATCGACCGCGTGGTGCAGACCGGGCAAGACCCTCGCCGTTTCGTCGACGACCTGCTCGAGCGCCTGCGCGACCTCATCGTGATCGCCGCGGTCGGTCCCGGTGCCTCGGCCGTTCTGCGCGGTATCGCGGAAGACGACCTGGAGCGCATGCGCACCCAGGCCGACGTGTTCGGCTCCGCGCGGCTCTCGCGCACGGCCGACGTGGTGAGTGCGGCCCTCGACGACATGTCGGGTGCCACATCGCCGCGCCTGCACCTCGAGCTCATGGTCGCGCGCGTCCTCGCCGGCGCGACCGAGGCTGCAGCCGTGGCGCCTGCCCCCGCGGGCGAGCGTGCGGTGGCCCCCGTTCGTCAGGCCGCCCCGACGGTCTCCGCTCCCGCCCCGACGGTCTCCGCTCCTGCTGCCGCGGCATCCGCACCGGCCGCACCGAGTGGCGCGGGCGCGCAGAGCCCCGCCGCAGAACCGAGCCCTGCTCCCGAGCAGAGCCCTGTCGCCGATCAGAGTCCTGTCGCCGCGCAGAGTCCTGTCGCCGCGCAGAGTCCCGTCGCCGAGCCGGCGAGTGAGACCACCGCGCCGGAGGCCGCTCCCGCCGAGCCGGCCGCCCCGCAGGGACCGGTCACGTTCGAGCGTGTCCGGGCTGCCTGGCCGGCGGTTCTCACGCGGCTCGAGAGCATCAGCCGCACATCCTGGCTCCTGGCCACGGCCGTGCAGCCGCTGGCGTACGTCACCGAGACCGAGGTGCTGACGCTCGGGTTCACCAGCCAGCACGACGTCGCGAAGTTCAAGGGGACGACTCCGGGCTCAGGCCCGTCCGATCACCTGCGCTCGGCGATCGAGAACGAGCTCGGCGTGCGGGTGAAGTACCTTCCCGCGCCGATGCCCGCCGGGGGCGCTCCGCGCCAGCCTGCATCGTCCGGCGCATCGACACCGGCCGATTCCGCCCCCGCATCGGAGCCTGCGTCAGCGGGGTCTCCTCGTTCGCAGGTCCGTGGCGCATCCGCATCGTCGGTGACGGAGTGGGCCGTCGCACCGATCCCGACCGCGCACGAGGAGCAGGTGCGCGACGCCCCGGCTCCTTCGGCGCCCCTTCCCGTCGACGAGGAGCCCGAAGAGGTGGAGGCTGCGGCCTCGGCTCCGGTTCCCCCTGCGGACGGTGTCGTGGACCGCGACGAGCCCCCGCTGCCCGGCGACGACGAGGCTCCGGCCTATGACGACGAACCTCCGTACGACCCGTCGTACGAGCCGCCGGCCGAGCCGTCCGTGTCGCGCCACTCTCCTCCCGAACGGTCCGCGCCGCAGACGCAGCGCACGGCCGTGGCCGCTCCGCCGGTCGTCATCGAGCGCTCGCCCTCCGTCGGGGGAGTGCAGCGCTATGGTGAGGCCGTGATCCGCCAAGTGCTCGGCGCGACGTTCTTGCGCGAAGAGCCCTACGAGCCCCCGACGAGGTTCTCCTGA
- the recR gene encoding recombination mediator RecR, producing the protein MYDGIVQELIDEFGRLPGIGPKSAQRIAFHILQTPTFDVARLAELLSEIRIRVRFCEICGNVAEQERCAICRDPRRSQALICVVEDAKDVAAIERTREFRGLYHVLGGAISPIAGIGPDDLRIAQLMTRLADGTVQEVILATNPNLEGEATASYLSRLLTTMQITVSRLASGLPVGGDLEYADEVTLGRAFEGRRIL; encoded by the coding sequence ATGTACGACGGCATCGTTCAGGAGCTGATCGACGAGTTCGGTCGGCTCCCCGGCATCGGCCCGAAATCCGCCCAGCGGATCGCCTTCCATATCCTGCAGACGCCGACGTTCGACGTCGCACGTCTTGCCGAGCTGCTCAGCGAGATCCGCATCCGTGTGCGGTTCTGCGAGATCTGCGGCAACGTCGCCGAGCAGGAGCGCTGCGCCATCTGCCGTGACCCGCGTCGCAGCCAGGCACTGATCTGTGTGGTCGAAGACGCGAAAGACGTCGCGGCCATCGAGCGCACCAGGGAGTTCCGCGGCCTCTATCACGTGCTCGGCGGAGCCATCAGCCCCATCGCTGGCATCGGACCGGACGATCTGCGCATCGCCCAGCTCATGACCCGTCTCGCCGACGGCACGGTGCAGGAGGTCATCCTCGCCACCAACCCGAACCTCGAGGGGGAGGCGACTGCGAGCTACCTCAGCCGTCTGCTGACGACGATGCAGATCACGGTCTCCCGCCTCGCCTCCGGGCTGCCCGTGGGCGGCGACCTCGAGTACGCCGATGAGGTCACCCTCGGGCGTGCCTTCGAGGGCCGACGGATCCTGTGA
- a CDS encoding DMT family transporter, whose translation MSPNAGFSRRGWLLFGAMALLWGVPYLFISVAVESFSPPAIVAGRTLIAALLLLPFAIRSGALRAALKHWPWVLAFGAVEMAGPFLLLGHAEMTLPSGMTGLLVATVPLFAALIALGGGDRGVLRPARGIGLLIGFIGVAIVVAGPGLFGGEVSLLAAGEVLLVAVLYAIAPFIVARKLNDVPSLGTITLSLLMIGVFYLPIGLLTQHQVPSVPSIAALLALAVICTAVAFLAFFALIREVGPVRAPLFTYVNPVVAIILGAIVLAEPLTPGLLIGFPLIIIGCWFAATGGRLRPVSAQALPPAL comes from the coding sequence GTGAGCCCGAACGCGGGTTTCTCGCGTCGCGGCTGGCTTCTCTTCGGAGCCATGGCGCTGCTGTGGGGAGTACCGTATCTGTTCATCAGTGTCGCGGTCGAGTCGTTCTCGCCCCCGGCGATCGTGGCGGGGCGCACGCTCATCGCCGCTCTGCTGCTGCTGCCGTTCGCGATCCGCAGCGGCGCGTTGCGTGCCGCGCTGAAGCACTGGCCCTGGGTGCTCGCCTTCGGCGCGGTCGAGATGGCCGGGCCCTTCCTGCTGCTCGGCCACGCCGAGATGACGCTGCCTTCGGGAATGACCGGTCTGCTCGTGGCGACCGTTCCGCTGTTCGCCGCACTGATCGCCCTCGGCGGCGGCGACCGTGGAGTGCTCCGGCCTGCCCGCGGGATCGGACTGCTCATCGGTTTCATCGGCGTCGCGATCGTGGTCGCAGGTCCCGGGCTCTTCGGCGGCGAGGTCAGTCTTCTCGCTGCGGGGGAGGTGCTCCTGGTCGCCGTGCTGTATGCGATCGCTCCCTTCATCGTCGCGCGCAAGCTCAACGATGTGCCCTCGCTCGGCACCATCACCCTGTCGCTTCTGATGATCGGCGTCTTCTACCTCCCGATCGGCCTGCTCACCCAGCATCAGGTGCCCAGCGTGCCCTCGATCGCCGCGCTCCTCGCGCTCGCCGTGATCTGCACGGCGGTGGCGTTCCTGGCGTTCTTCGCGCTCATCCGGGAGGTGGGGCCGGTGCGCGCACCGCTGTTCACCTACGTGAACCCGGTGGTCGCGATCATCCTCGGCGCGATCGTCCTCGCCGAACCCCTGACCCCCGGCCTGCTGATCGGCTTCCCGTTGATCATCATCGGCTGCTGGTTCGCCGCCACGGGCGGACGACTGCGTCCGGTCTCGGCCCAGGCGCTCCCGCCCGCCCTCTAG
- a CDS encoding aspartate kinase, which produces MALIVQKYGGSSVADAESIKRVAKRIVDTRRAGHDVVVAVSAMGDTTDELLDLANEVAPIPAPRELDMLLSSGERISMALLAMAIHSMGFEARSFTGSQAGMITDSQHGAARIVDVTPVRLREALDEGAIVIVAGFQGFNRDTRDITTLGRGGSDTTAVALAAALDADVCEIYSDVDGIFTADPRVIPKAQKLDHVSSEEMLELAANGAKVLYIRAVEYARRHGVLIHARSTFSSAEGTYVLGEGMKNPREAEGAVMEEPIVAGVATDFSQAKITVAGVPDVPGKAAEIFKIVAKSGANVDMIVQNVSATGRTDISFTVPKADAAGALKALAGEQTEVGFQNLIHDDQIGKLSVVGAGMRTHSGVSATLFEALSAGGINIEMISTSEIRISVVLRDTDLTEAARTVHTAYGLDGDAEATVHAGTGR; this is translated from the coding sequence GTGGCCCTCATCGTGCAGAAGTACGGCGGCTCGTCCGTCGCCGACGCAGAGAGCATCAAACGCGTCGCCAAGCGCATCGTCGACACGCGTCGTGCAGGCCACGACGTGGTCGTCGCCGTGAGCGCGATGGGCGACACCACCGACGAGCTGCTCGACCTCGCGAACGAGGTCGCACCGATCCCCGCCCCGCGCGAGCTCGACATGCTCCTCTCCAGCGGAGAGCGCATCTCGATGGCGCTGCTGGCCATGGCGATCCACTCGATGGGGTTCGAAGCGCGCTCCTTCACGGGCAGCCAGGCGGGCATGATCACCGACTCCCAGCACGGGGCCGCTCGCATCGTCGACGTCACTCCCGTGCGGTTGCGTGAAGCCCTCGACGAGGGGGCGATCGTGATCGTCGCCGGTTTCCAGGGCTTCAACCGCGACACCCGCGACATCACCACGCTCGGCCGTGGTGGCTCCGACACCACGGCCGTCGCCCTCGCCGCTGCGCTCGACGCCGACGTGTGCGAGATCTACAGCGACGTCGACGGCATCTTCACCGCCGATCCGCGCGTGATCCCCAAGGCGCAGAAGCTCGATCATGTCTCCAGCGAGGAGATGCTCGAGCTCGCCGCCAACGGCGCCAAGGTGCTGTACATCCGCGCCGTCGAGTACGCGCGCCGTCACGGCGTCCTCATTCACGCTCGGTCGACCTTCTCGTCGGCCGAGGGCACATACGTTCTGGGCGAGGGTATGAAGAACCCCCGCGAAGCCGAGGGAGCAGTCATGGAAGAACCGATCGTCGCCGGTGTCGCCACCGACTTCAGCCAGGCCAAGATCACCGTCGCGGGTGTGCCCGACGTGCCGGGCAAGGCTGCCGAGATCTTCAAGATCGTCGCCAAGTCGGGCGCGAACGTCGACATGATCGTGCAGAACGTCTCTGCCACCGGACGCACCGACATCTCCTTCACGGTGCCCAAGGCCGATGCGGCGGGAGCTCTCAAGGCCCTCGCCGGTGAGCAGACCGAGGTCGGATTCCAGAACCTGATCCACGACGACCAGATCGGCAAGCTCTCCGTCGTCGGTGCGGGGATGCGCACGCATTCGGGCGTCTCCGCCACCCTCTTCGAGGCGCTGTCGGCCGGCGGCATCAACATCGAGATGATCTCGACCTCCGAGATCCGCATCTCCGTGGTGCTGCGCGACACCGACCTGACCGAGGCCGCACGCACCGTGCACACGGCCTACGGGCTCGACGGCGACGCCGAGGCCACGGTCCACGCCGGCACCGGCCGCTGA
- a CDS encoding aspartate-semialdehyde dehydrogenase, which produces MTRISESGLSVAIVGATGQVGTVMREILAERSFPIRDLRLFSSARSAGTAIEFGGATVIVEDVETADATGIDIALFSAGATASRAYAPRFAAAGAVVVDNSSAWRMDPEVPLVVSEVNPHAIDERPKGIIANPNCTTMAAMPVLKALHAEAGLERLIVSTYQAVSGSGLAGAQELLGQVEGVLAQGDTLRLVHDGSAVDFPEPEKYIAPIAFDVIPFAGNLVDDGDNETDEEKKLRNESRKILELPGLRVAGTCVRVPVFTGHSLSINVEFARDITPERAREVLSAAPGVVLDEVPTPLQAAGKDPSFVGRIRADQSAPEGKGLVLFLSNDNLRKGAALNAVQIAEILAERLAVIA; this is translated from the coding sequence ATGACCCGCATCTCCGAATCAGGACTCTCCGTCGCCATCGTCGGCGCCACCGGCCAGGTGGGCACCGTCATGCGCGAGATTCTCGCCGAGCGGTCGTTCCCGATCCGCGACCTGCGGCTGTTCTCCTCCGCGCGCTCCGCCGGCACGGCCATCGAGTTCGGCGGCGCGACCGTCATCGTCGAAGACGTCGAGACGGCGGATGCCACGGGCATCGACATCGCCCTGTTCTCGGCGGGAGCCACGGCGAGCCGCGCCTATGCGCCGCGCTTCGCCGCTGCCGGTGCCGTGGTCGTCGACAACTCCAGTGCCTGGCGCATGGACCCCGAGGTTCCGCTCGTGGTCAGCGAGGTGAACCCGCACGCGATCGACGAGCGCCCCAAGGGCATCATCGCGAACCCGAACTGCACCACGATGGCCGCGATGCCGGTGCTGAAGGCGCTGCACGCCGAGGCCGGCCTCGAGCGTCTGATCGTGTCGACCTACCAGGCCGTGTCCGGCTCGGGACTCGCCGGCGCTCAGGAGCTGCTCGGCCAGGTCGAGGGTGTGCTCGCCCAGGGCGACACCCTCCGTCTCGTGCACGACGGATCCGCGGTCGATTTCCCCGAACCTGAGAAGTACATCGCCCCGATCGCGTTCGACGTGATCCCCTTCGCCGGCAACCTGGTCGACGACGGCGACAACGAGACCGACGAGGAGAAGAAGCTCCGCAACGAGAGCCGCAAGATCCTCGAACTCCCCGGCCTCCGCGTGGCCGGCACCTGCGTGCGAGTCCCGGTCTTCACCGGCCACTCGCTCTCGATCAACGTCGAATTCGCGCGTGACATCACTCCCGAGCGTGCCAGGGAGGTGCTGAGCGCGGCCCCCGGTGTCGTCCTCGACGAGGTTCCCACGCCGCTGCAGGCTGCCGGCAAGGACCCGAGCTTCGTCGGTCGCATCCGCGCCGACCAGTCCGCACCCGAGGGTAAGGGACTCGTGCTCTTCCTGAGCAACGACAACCTGCGCAAGGGCGCCGCGCTGAACGCCGTGCAGATCGCCGAGATCCTGGCTGAGCGCCTGGCGGTCATAGCCTGA
- the mqo gene encoding malate dehydrogenase (quinone): MSATLGTLLHELQPEWKIVAFERLSEVAQESSNPWNNAGTGHAALCELNYMPQQGDAPLDPAKAVSINEQFQQSRQFWSSLVEKGVLDAPSTFINATPHMTFVRGEKDVAYLRNRYEVLKKQPLFAGIEYSEDSRVINKWAPLLMQQRVKGEPFAATRVPAGTDVDFGALTNQLFDHLTDSGVTLRTNHEVRSLKKQKDGTWLVKYRNRIGHTPNEVKARFVFVGAGGWALKLLQNSGIPEIKGYGVFPIGGQFLKTTNPTVVAQHKAKVYSQASVGAPPMSVPHLDTRVVDGEASLMFGPFATFSPKFLKNGSMLDIVTQVRPHNLLPMLQVAVKNPDLITYLVSELLKNHAKKVDSLRTFMPTAKDEDWTLIDAGQRAQVMKKDPKKGGILQFGTEVVAASDGSIAGLLGASPGASTAVPIMLDLLKKCFPAEYPGWEPELRALIPTFGEKLNEDAALAEKSTEATAAALGINV, encoded by the coding sequence ATGAGCGCCACCCTGGGTACTCTCCTGCACGAGCTGCAGCCGGAGTGGAAGATCGTCGCCTTCGAGCGACTCTCCGAGGTGGCTCAGGAGAGCTCGAATCCGTGGAACAACGCCGGCACGGGGCACGCTGCGCTGTGCGAGTTGAACTACATGCCGCAGCAGGGAGACGCTCCGCTCGACCCGGCCAAGGCGGTCTCGATCAACGAGCAGTTCCAGCAGAGCCGTCAGTTCTGGTCGTCGCTCGTGGAGAAGGGTGTGCTCGACGCGCCGTCGACCTTCATCAACGCGACGCCGCACATGACGTTCGTGCGCGGCGAGAAGGATGTCGCGTACCTCAGGAACCGCTACGAGGTGCTCAAGAAGCAGCCGCTGTTCGCCGGTATCGAGTACAGCGAGGACTCCCGCGTCATCAACAAGTGGGCGCCGCTGCTCATGCAGCAGCGCGTCAAGGGTGAGCCGTTCGCCGCGACCCGCGTCCCCGCCGGCACCGACGTCGACTTCGGCGCCCTCACCAACCAGCTCTTCGACCACCTGACCGACTCCGGCGTCACGCTGCGCACGAACCACGAGGTGCGCAGCCTGAAGAAGCAGAAGGACGGCACCTGGCTGGTCAAGTACCGCAACCGCATCGGGCACACCCCGAACGAGGTCAAGGCGCGCTTCGTGTTCGTCGGGGCCGGCGGCTGGGCGCTCAAGCTGCTGCAGAACTCCGGCATCCCCGAGATCAAGGGCTACGGCGTCTTCCCCATCGGCGGACAGTTCCTCAAGACCACGAACCCGACCGTCGTCGCTCAGCACAAGGCGAAGGTGTACTCGCAGGCGTCCGTCGGTGCTCCGCCCATGTCGGTTCCGCACCTCGACACTCGTGTCGTCGACGGCGAGGCCTCCCTCATGTTCGGGCCGTTCGCGACCTTCAGCCCCAAGTTCCTGAAGAACGGGTCGATGCTCGACATCGTCACCCAGGTGCGCCCGCACAACCTGCTGCCGATGCTGCAGGTGGCGGTGAAGAACCCCGACCTCATCACCTACCTCGTCAGCGAGCTGCTGAAGAACCACGCCAAGAAGGTCGACAGCCTGCGCACCTTCATGCCGACCGCGAAGGATGAGGACTGGACCCTCATCGACGCCGGTCAGCGTGCTCAGGTCATGAAGAAAGACCCGAAGAAGGGTGGCATCCTGCAGTTCGGCACCGAGGTCGTCGCCGCGTCCGACGGGTCGATCGCCGGTCTGCTGGGCGCCTCTCCCGGTGCCTCGACCGCCGTCCCGATCATGCTCGATCTGCTCAAGAAGTGCTTCCCCGCGGAGTACCCGGGCTGGGAGCCCGAGCTGCGCGCGCTGATCCCCACCTTCGGCGAGAAGCTGAACGAGGACGCGGCACTCGCGGAGAAGTCGACCGAAGCGACCGCAGCCGCACTCGGCATCAACGTCTGA